The stretch of DNA tatttcacttggaaaacttaaaatggctgtatctcctaaactatgcgtcgtagagggaaatgggccttaatccgtgactccatcaaaaatccattaaaaatcgatatttcacttggaaaacttaaaatggctgtatctcctaaactatgcgtcgtagagggaaatgggccttaatccgtgactccatcaaaaatccattaaaaatcgaaatttcacttggaaaatttaaaatggctgtatctcctaaactatgcgtcgtagagggaaatgggcctttattcgtgactcctcgaaaaatccattaaaaatctaaatttcagttggaaaacttaaaatggctgtatctcctaaactatgcgtcgtagagggaaatgagccttaattcgtgactcctcgaaaaatccattaaaaatcgaaatttcccttggaaaacttaaaatggctgtatctcctagactatgcgtcgtagagggaaatgggccttaatacttggaaaatttaaaatggctgtatctcctaaactatgcgtcgtagagggaaataagccttaattcgtgactcctcgaaaaatccattaaaaatcgaaatttcagttggaaagcttaaaatggctgtatctccttaactaagcgtcgtagagggaaatgagtcttaatccgtgactccattaaaattcaataaaaatctaaatttcacttggaaaacttaaaatggctgtatctcctaaactatgcgtcgtagagggaaattggctttaatccgtgactccatcgaaaatccaataaaaatcgaaatttcacttggaatacttaaaatggctgtatctcctaaactatgcgtcgtagagggaaatgggccttaatctgtgactccatcaaaaatccattaaaaatcgaaatttcacttggaaaacttaaaatggctgtatctcctaaactatgcgtcgtagagggaaatgggccttaatctgtgactcctcgaaaaatccattaaaaatcgaaatttcccttggaaaacttaaaatggctgtatctcctaaactatgcgtcgtagagggaaatgggccttaatccgtgactccatcaaaaatccattaaaaatcgaaatttcacttggaaagcttaaaatggctgtatctccttaactaagcgtcgtagagggaaatgagtcttaatccgtgactccattaaaattcaataaaaatctaaatttcacttggaaaacttaaaatggctgtatctcctaaactatgcgtcgtagagggaaatgggccttaatctgtgactccatcaaaaatccattaaaaatcgaaatttcacttggaaaacttaaaatggctgtatctcctaaactatgcgtcgtagagggaaatgggccttaatctgtgactcctcgaaaaatccattaaaaatcgaaatttcccttggaaaacttaaaatggctgtatctcctaaactatgcgtcgtagagggaaatgggccttaatccgtgactccatcaaaaatccattaaaaatcgaaatttcacttggaaaacttaaaatggctgtatctcctaaactatgcgtcgtagagggaaatgggccttaatctgtgactccatcaaaaatcctttaaaaatcgaaatttcacttgaaaaatttaaaatggctgtatctcctaaactatgcgtcgtagagggaaatgggccttaatccgtgactccatcaaaaatccattaaaaattaaaatttcacttggaaaacttaaaatggctgtatctcctaaactatgcgtcgaagagggaaatgggccttaatccgtgactccatcaaaaatccattaaaaatcgaaatttcacttggaaaacttaaaatagctgtatctcctaaactatgcgtcgtagaaggaaatgagccttaattcgtgactcctcgaaaaatccattaaaaatcgaaatttcccttggaaaacttaaaatggctgtatctcctaaactatgcgtcgtagagggaaatggctgtatctcctaaactatgcgtcgtagagggaaatggaccttaatccgtgactccatcaaaaatccattaaaaatcgaaatttcacttggaaaacttaaaatggctgtatctcctaaactatgcgtcgtagagggaaatgagcctaaattcgtgactcctcgaaaaatccattaaaaatcgaaatttcccttggaaaacttaaaatggctgtatctcctaaactatgcgtcgtagagggaaatggaccttaatccgtgactccatcaaaaatctattaaaaatcgaaatttcacttggaaaacttaaaatggctgtatctcctaaactatgcgtcgtagagggaaataagccttaattcgtgactgctcgaaaaatccattaaaaatcgaaattttacttcgaaaacttaaaatctctgtatctcctaaactatgcgtcgtagagggaaatgggccttaatccgtgactccatcaaaaatccattaaaaatcgaaatttcacttggaaaacttaaaatggctgtatctcctaaactatgcgtcgtagagggaaatgagccgtaattcgtgactcctcgaaaaatccagtaaaaatcgaaatttcagttgaaaaactttaaatggctgtatctcctaaactatgcgtcgtagagggaaataagccttaattcgtgactcctcgaaaaatccattaaaaatcgaaattttacttggaaaacttaaaatctctgtatctcctaaactatgcgtcgtagagggatgTAAAAAGGGGGCTGGGGGTCGTTGGTGACAGCAGCTGGATTTGGTGGAGTCCAAGAGAGATGGTGGAGTGCACAATTGTCACCAATACCCGGAGGGAATTTGTGGactgtattttgttgttttgtataGATGACAGAACACCCAACTTACGTTGCAGGTATGGAATGTATGTGGATATTATAATTTCTCAGTATATGAGAAAGTAGAAGTTGGCGCCAAAGAAAAGAACAAAGTGGGGAATTTCGTTGGAGTTCAAATGTCTTTTATGGGAAATAATTGGATGCTCACCGTTGGGGATACAAGTAAAAAGTGAAGTAGTTTTGGTTCTATGGCTCACCAAGAAATCTATGACagatatttagataaaattcataaatacaaataattcacaatagggTTAGTTCAAAGCTACAAAAGATTAATTCTTTATTTCCATTGATTTTAAAACTAGAGTTTAGATAGGTGAGCCATAGAACTAAGagtcagttatattcaaattcaaaatagtTAAGTCTAAACATTGAGTTTAGACATGCTGCCGGGCAACAAAAAGTTATTTTGGTGTCAACAAAGCACGGAAGCCAAGGCCCGAATTGCCTCAGACAGAATCTTCTGGTTTGCCGCTGCTACATTATTGTCTGGTGTCGTTTGACCCGTGTTGCTGTTATTGTAGGCTGCTCTGCGAAGACTGCCAGTCGTTTTGTGCTTGGTGGTTTTCCCATTAGATTGATTCGGTTTGCGATTGATGTAGTTAGGATGCAGTAAAGTATTGTGGGGCCTGGCACAAATACGGCACATGTTTCTGGATCTGCAGTCCCGAAATCTATGGCTTCGTGCCAAGCAATTCGCACAGTAGGTTTCACGTAGGACGAAAATGTTCCTTTGTTTTGGGCTCATACTTAAAAATGTAGGGCAAACTTTAAGTGCATGGAATCTATCGCATAGTTTGCACCTGTAGACATTTGGGGAACGTGACCGACGTGTAAGGGATGATCTGAAATGGTGTATATGAAATTAATGATAGAATGTTGTGGGTTTGTTAGTATGATATGTTGTCGCTGTGATTCAAAGGGTTAGAATTTGTTATTGGGGTTCGTTGGAGGTATCCGAAAGGGGTAAGTAGCACAATTTGGATATGGGTCTATTAATAATTCCAGCCTCTGTACGCACATCGGCTATACGGACATTCGCATCAGGTCCAGGATACGTTTTTACAATTCTTCCTAAACGCCATTCATGAGGTGGAAGCAAATCGTCGATTACAACAACTAAATCgttaatattcaaatttgggcttTGTCTTTGCCATTTATAGCGCTTGTGCATTGTCTTCAAATAATCTTCTTTCCATCTAAGAGCAAATTGATGGTGAAGAGCCTTTAATTTCAACCATTTATTCACCAGCGATAATTTGGGAGAAGTGGGCTCTGGAAATGCGAGTAAAGGAGCGCCTTTAAGAAAGTGACCCGGTGTCAGGGCAGTAAGATCCGATGGGTCCTCTGTTATTGCGGAGATGGGGCGAGAGTTTAAAACTCCTTCGATTCGAGCAAGAAGGGTTGTAAATTGCTCGAAGGTGAATCTATGGGCGCCTGCTAATTTCCTAAAATGGGTCTTAAAACTCTTGACGGCTGCCTCCCAAAGGCCACCCATATGAGGAGCATGAGGTGGGATAAACTTCCACTCAAACCCATGGATTGCATACTTTTGGGATATATTACTGGAAGCCGAATTGAGAAAGTGTGAGAACTCTCTTAGCAAAGCTCTGCTAGCCCCAACGAAGTTGCGACCATTATCTGAATATACTCTACATGGGAGCCCTCGCCTCCCTACAAATCTGGCAAATGCAGCTTCAAAGGCTGCAGCCGATAAATCAGAGCAGGCTTCGAGGTGAATGGCCTTTGTGctgaaacatacaaacacacatacatagccTTTTATGATGGGTGCTCTCCTTAGGGTGGAACTCTTGAGTTCGAAAGGGCCGGCAAAATCAGTCCCGATGACATGAAACGGTGGCGATAGTGTGCAACGATCTGGGGGTAAGGGTGACATTATTTGGGAGCTTGGCCTGTGCCTGTAAATAGTGCAGGTTTTGCATTTGTGTATAATACCTTTGATCCTAGGTTTTAAACGTGAAATATAATATTCGGTTTGTACAAACCTGCACATTTGGTTACATTCAGCATGTGCTAGGAAGATATGCAAATGAGATAAATATAGACGGCTAAAATCGGAGTTTCCAGGCAGTATGATTGGATATCTTTCTTTATATGGCAAAAAGGAATAAGTAAGACGACCGTTCACTCGCAATATTTTGTCTGTGTCCAAAAATGGGTTTAAAGAAAACAATGTGCTCTTACTAGATATAGGTTGTGAGTTCAAAAGAGCATCAAACTCACTGGGGTATGCCTGTTTCTGAGTGAGAAAGATTAAACGTCTTTTGGTCATTTCTATTTCGCTTTGGGAAAGTTCGATTTTACTAAACGTGTGAGAGTTTCTTAAGTTGGGACTGGTGTTatagaaaatcgaaaaatatagGAAATAACCCTTAATGCTCGCGCATACGAAGAAAACCTGGAGAGGATGTCGTTTTCTTCAGTTGACGTAACATGGACCTTAATGACTTGTTTCGACAAGTCGGGAATTATCGGGTTTCTGCTAGGCCAAGTTGATTCGGGATTAGTCAACCATGATGGACCCTTCCACCAGAGATTGTTGCCCATGAGATCGGAGGGCTTGCAACCTCGAGTACCAAGATCGGCTGGATTGTCATGAGTTGACACATACCTCCACTTCGCGCCATGGGTGAGTTCATGGATCTGGGAGGTGCGATTTGCAACATAGGGCTCCCATGACCATGGAGGTTTGGACAACCACCCGAGAACAATTGCTGCATCTGTCCAAAGTGTAACGGAGGCAATGTCCCTTTTAACAATGTTCAATACGAACTTTATTAGCAATGCCAGCAGAAGAGCTCCGTTAAGTTCTAGTCTGGGCAAGGAAACATGTTTGAGTGGGGCTACTTTACTCTTGGCAACGAATAAGTTCGAAAAAACAGTAAATGTGTTTGTCTGACACCGAAGATAAACACATGCACAATACGCACCTTTAGAGGCGTCACAAAAGCCATGAATCTCGAGTGTGTCATTGGGAGCGTATTGAATCCATCGTGGTATCTCCACTGCATTAAGGCCTATTAAATCAGATTGTAAATTATTCCAAGTATGAAGAGACTCAGGGGATATTTGGTCATCCCAGCCTGAATTCTCTAGCCAAAGCTGCTGCATAAGCATTTTTGCTCTGATAATAATTGGGGTGATCCAACCGGCGGGATCGAACAACCTCGCAATACAAGACAGCACTTGGCGTTTCGATATTTGCACGTGAACTTCAGTCTGAGTAGTGGAATAGGAAAATTTATCAGTTAAAGCATTCCATTTGATACCTAAAGTTTTTGTAGAACTAGATTCGCAGAGCTTAAGCAAGTCTAGATCATATAGGTCATCACGAGGGAGTCCTTCGAGTAGCTTGGGATCGTTCGCTGTGATTTTCTTTAGTGGAAATCCAGCCGATTTTAGAACTGAAATTAGTTTTCTTCTTGAGTCGACAGCTTCTTCGATTGAAAAACCACCAAAAAGAATGTCGTCAACATACGTTTCATTGCGTAAAATGTTAGCGACTTGAGGGAACTCCTTTTCGGAGTCTGCGGCGAGTTGCAGCAAGGTGCGAATTGCCAGAAAGGGGGCACAATTTATGCCAAAAGTTACTGTGTTTAATTGGTAGTCTTTTATTGGGCCTGTAGGGTCAATCTGAAAGAGAATTCTCTGGTAGGGTCTGTCATCGGGATGTACCTTTATTTGTCGATACATTTTTTGTATATCTCCACTATAAACGAATCTGTATCTTCTCCAATTGAGAACGGTTGCTATTAGATCTGTTTGTAGAGTGGGTCCAGAGTGGAGGACATCATTAAGCGAAAACCCAGAGTTAGTTTTGCGGGATGCATTGAATACGACCCTAACCTTTGTCGTCTTGTGGTCAGGGCGCACTACTGCATGGTGAGGGAGGTAAAATGAGTAATATTTACCTTCAGAGTAAATCTCTTCGGAAGCAGTTTCTTCCATATGATTCATAGAGACATATTCGTTAAGAACCGTATTATACTGTTCCTGTAACTCGGGATCTTTAGACAGACTTCGATCCATTCTAGTATATTGGCCAAGCGCAAGGAATCTTGAGGAGCCAAGGCTTATGTCTTGTGGAAATTCTTCCTTAAAGGGGAGCCTTACAACATATCGCCCATCTGCATCGCGAGTTGTTGTTTTTGAGTAAAATTCCTCACAATATCTGGCTGATGGTGGTACCCGGACACTAGAAGGAACTTCCTCCAATTCCCAAAATTTCTTGAGGATCTCACTAAGATCATCTCTTTCGCGGGGGACTACCTTAGTAGTGAATGAGCTAATAGTTTCTACGGTCACAGGACCACTTAGGACCCATCCGAAAATAGTGTTATACGCAGAAGCTATTCCACAAATATTCTTCTTGATTCCATCTAGATTGATGAAACGCTCGCAGTCATTACCAAGAATGAGATCAATATTTGAGGACTTATTAAAGTTCGGATCCGCTAGTTCAAGTTCTTGAAGTTCTGGGGTGAGAGGGAACTCAAACGACACAGATGGTAGCTTCTTTGTGACTTTGGGCAAAACAATAGCGGTCAAATTGCAccttatacagggtggctgatgaaagccgctaccaaaaaaaaatgtaataactttttttctatttaataataataatttaataattaatttaattaattaattaattaatttaattaataataatttaataattaatttaataatttaatttaacatgaataaaagaaaaatgtattccatacaccgaaaaaaaaatgtagcaatattcatcattgtagcaatattcatcagccaccctgtattatGCCTTTTTGAATAAATGACAATATCGCACTCTTTGTCAGCCCTCTGAGTAGAGGCACCAATACCGCCAATTTCGAAAAGAGATCTGCGATAAGGGATACGTAAAAGGTTTCTGATTTTCTCGGAAAGGAAAGTTCTTTGAGAACCAGAGTCAATCAGAGCTCTGACTGTAAACAATTCGCCCTGATTCTCAATCTGTACCAACGCGGTACGAAGAAGAATTGTCTCATTGTTGTGAGAAAAATTAGCCTGGGTTTGTGAAAAGTTCTTAGGCGAAGTTGAAGGCGCTGAATTATCAGTTGTAAATTTTGGGATACTTTCAGATGTATTTCTGATCTCACCAAAAGTTCTCGTGTTGGAAAATTTTCCTTCGGGCTTAGGATTGGTCGTTTGATCTAAATGAAGTAGGGTATGATGAGACTTTCTACATGAAAGGCAAGTATTCTTACTCTTACATTTATTCTTCATGTGATTATTAGAGAGACAATTGTTgcagattttgtttttaaacacaaaatctaTTCGTTCCTGGGCTGAGAATTCGCGGAACTTGGGACAGATTCGAATGCTATGATCCTTCTTGCACAACAGGCAAAAAGAATTGAGTTTTTCTTGAGATGCATAAGTCTGAATTTCTTTCGGCTCATGGGATGATTTCCATTCTGGGAAGCTATGGCGTTCTTTTGCCGACTTGAAGCTCGATATTCTCTCGACCACTTCAAAACGATTTATTAGAAACTCATCCATTTGGGACCAACTTGGGAGTTCACGGTGGGATTTTAGGGACTGTTCCCATTGGGAGATTGTTTCCTCTGGTAGCTTGGTAGATATTAGGTATATCAAAAGGGGATCCCAGCTATCAACTTTAACATCTAACGACCTTAAAGTACAGAGACAATCATTTACTGTAGAGTGAACTTCTTGTAGGGACTCGCTATTCTCTGTACGTGCAACAGgaatactaaaaagtattttaagTTGGTTGTCTACTAGTACTCTTTTGTTTTCATAACGTGACTTTAGGGCATTCCAAGCGAGATTGAAGCTCTCGTCACACAATGAGTACCTTTTTACAATAGCTCCTGCACAACcctttgttttgtttctcaaaTGGTAGAGCTTCTGAGCTAGGGTGAGTTTGGGGTGACTCACATAAACGGCCGTGAACATATCACGGAAGGATGGCCATTCTTCATAGCTTCCCTTGAATACCTCGGTATCGCATGGAGGTACTTTTATGTAAATATTCGAGTTATCTGAAATCTGGGTATTGACCGGATTTTGAGCCGGAAGGCTATATCTTGCGCTATGTCGAGGGTTAGATCCCTCAGATATTCTGAGAATGTCCATTATCTGGGACCGAGTTTCGTAATACGCCTCAGAACAAACGTTAAAATTGATCTTGGCATTCGCCTTAAAATCCTTCGTATTAGATGATTCGGGAGACAGAATCAGTGTTTCGTAGGCCACTTGCAGTTTTTTCCATCTATTCTCCAAATCGTCTAATTTTACTTCGAGAAGGGAGTCTGTTTGGTCAGTTATATCAGTTTTCTCGAATGACTGACAAAAGCTGACCAAATGATCGCATTCAAAAAGAAATTTCTCGTGAATTGGGGAAGGTTTTACCATTCCGCTGCCAGCAGCGGCAGAAGAACTGCGCGCATCTGTTGGCTCTGTCATATCTTGGCCTATGAGAAAAAGACTTAAAAAACTAAGTCCAGTCTTTATTTAAGAGAACTTTGTGAACTCTTACAAATGAAATTCTGTCTTgtatttcagacaataaatctcgTTCTGAAGTAAAATAAACAGAGAATTTCTCAAGCCTAAGTGAAATTGAATTCGACGTTAAATCCCCAAATGCCCAGAGTCGGACTTCCTCAGTTGGAAGGCCACGGACAATTTTCAGTGTCAAAATATACGAAATTGAAAGTCTCAGGCAATTGACACAACAGTTAGGTTATGATTTGATCCATATGACCTTACCGATAGCTAGTTATCTATCGCTTTCGGTGCTATACCTCAGTTGAAAGGAAATAGCTTGCGGTTACTTGTAAACCGGAGAATCTTATAATTACTATACCTCAGTTAGCAAAGTATAGCTTGGGGTTAGAAAAGACCCCTATAGTTCGTTCAATGTAGCGTTGTCTATGCTTCCTTCGTCGGAAGCGAAAAGATGTgagcaataaataaaaagtatacCACAATAGAAGTCTTGAAGACGTTAGGTTAGAACATAAATTTCATAGATTCCCCTATCATCAAAGGATTCTTAGCATTGCAATCTGTTTTGCAGTCAAATGAGTCTAAGAAAATTTTGGGCAccaattttctcaaataaaatttgtggtaattttaaatttcaatttatttaaataaataatatgtgTAAAAACAATGTTTCAATAAATGCGAGTATGCTTATAGAAAGTTGCTAAAAGTCTTGTATAGAGAATTTTGGGTTAGGTAGTGTAATTAGATTTATAAGTTTTCTGTTTTAAAAGATTCTAGATTTTTAATTCGACAAAATGTTGGTAATAAAGATTTGAAGTTAGTACTGtggtgaaattttcaaaaaattttgagtgtATAAAGTATCAcagtttaagatttttgtccTCTTCAAATTTCCATTTCGTTTTTCAATAAGGCTGCTGCTTTTTTATTTGGTAGTTAAATATATTTCCTCTCTGATAGTTAGTACCTCAAACATATAAtccaagtgaatttattatttcCTTTACAATACCGTAGTCGGAACACTGTGCGAGTATAAGAGTCGTCATTtgacgtttatatgggagagaGGCACTTTCGTTGTGATTGttcgtttgttttgttttcaccaCAGTTgcgaacaaatttaaaattttgtagtaagggtttgttaaaaatttctatgaggTTAATTCATAATTTACCTTTTGTACTTGCATGCCAGCCGATAAAAATAtaatgcttgtttttttttttttgtaattttttagttatttctttttttatttttgaaaccgAAAACCGATCTTATCcgtttatagaccaaactggttgtctattttgttttgttttgtttttttttgtttttttttttttttttttttttttttagattcaaaaaaaattatattgccacAATTGTATAGAGATAATTTTCGAAATAATatcacgatttttttttttttttttttttataaccgaaatatctgattttttgttttgatttaatcGCCTTAAACCTGCTTCACTTTCTTTATTAATTGCAATGGGATTTGCTTTGCTTTTTACCTTCTCCTTTAGTTTTGTATTCTGCttaattgtttcattttatcACATATGACTTTGAAGAGAAAGAAATTGATCATAAGAATAATGTAATGACAACTGGAATAGAAAATAGGGTAATGGCATATGACGTAATGAAATGGTGTGATGACAAACGATGAGATAATAAATATTGAGATGGCAAATGATATGATGGCAACTGATGAGATGGGAAATGGTGAGATGGCAAAATGTAATGAAAGAAGCCGAAAGGTGAAACGAAATGggaatggaatatgaaattttgaagatgGCGCAAAACTcatccatatatatttatatgtatatatgtaaatatgtaacCAAACTCATGGCCTTGATTTACAATGTACATTTTAATATACATATAGATATACATATTATAACGGATTTTTATGTAATCATAATTTATACAcgttttggttgaaaatattacggtttttatgattttgttgcaacttttttcgattttaaaatttttccactgaatttttaactttttttttttacaatttgcttCAATTTTCTAAGCCGTTCTCTAATGCAATTTGTCACCTTTTTTATGGGGTTGTTGCTATTCTTTTAAGCGATTTTTTAgtgcaatttaaaaaaattttttgcttggtttgttgaaaatttttagccaatttctaatttattttaacccctttTTCAAGAGAGACACgaattttttacaatatttggttcatatattttttttttacgtcttctggctttactttgtagtttttggcctttttttttgttaagctaACAATAGAATTTTCCTTCTCACGTTTAAAAATTTGGCCTTCTTTGAACTTGCGAACGaatttt from Stomoxys calcitrans unplaced genomic scaffold, idStoCalc2.1 SCAFFOLD_258, whole genome shotgun sequence encodes:
- the LOC131998431 gene encoding uncharacterized protein LOC131998431, which translates into the protein MVHRSSNMVSSRREHAEQRKSSPNKNGENRRSSLTRRSRSPNVYRCKLCDRFHALKVCPTFLSMSPKQRNIFVLRETYCANCLARSHRFRDCRSRNMCRICARPHNTLLHPNYINRKPNQSNGKTTKHKTTGSLRRAAYNNSNTGQTTPDNNVAAANQKILSEAIRALASVLC